The proteins below come from a single Prochlorococcus marinus str. MIT 9215 genomic window:
- a CDS encoding alpha/beta fold hydrolase, which translates to MNNNFKENINFPNYWNWNGFKICWSVRGENNKIPIIFLHGFGASRQHWRNNLEYFSKRNCASYSLDLIGFGDSDQPGIREIGKLNNEIWCNQVKDFIAQVIRPKNSGKVILIGNSLGSLVALTCAVSLEDQIATVIASPLPDQFLEHKKSITKKSSFKKFQDGCIRIFFIFFPLEIILFLITKFGVIKLGLNFAYFKKDNIDRELIDLVTKPVLRRTSARALRAMCIGMSSRDEKFQASYLLRKLSASKKVPFLLIWGDKDNFIPSFVGKKIANFHRWVKLKIVSNSGHCIHDEDPGVFNRISYEWIRDLKTF; encoded by the coding sequence ATGAATAATAATTTTAAAGAAAATATAAACTTTCCTAATTACTGGAATTGGAATGGTTTTAAAATTTGTTGGAGTGTTAGAGGCGAAAACAATAAGATTCCAATTATCTTTCTCCATGGATTTGGCGCCAGTCGACAACATTGGAGGAACAATTTAGAATATTTCTCAAAAAGGAATTGTGCCTCATATTCTTTAGATCTAATTGGATTTGGGGATTCAGATCAACCTGGGATAAGAGAAATTGGAAAATTAAATAATGAGATTTGGTGTAATCAAGTGAAAGACTTTATTGCACAGGTGATAAGACCAAAGAATTCTGGAAAAGTTATTCTTATTGGCAATTCCCTCGGATCATTAGTGGCTTTAACATGCGCTGTTTCATTAGAGGATCAGATTGCAACAGTTATTGCTTCCCCTCTTCCAGATCAATTTCTAGAGCATAAAAAGTCAATAACAAAAAAATCATCATTTAAGAAGTTTCAAGATGGATGCATAAGAATATTTTTTATATTTTTCCCTTTGGAGATTATTTTATTTTTAATAACTAAATTTGGGGTTATAAAACTCGGACTAAATTTTGCCTATTTCAAAAAAGATAATATTGATCGCGAACTTATAGATTTGGTAACAAAACCAGTTTTAAGGAGAACTTCAGCCAGAGCATTGAGAGCAATGTGTATTGGAATGTCTTCAAGAGATGAAAAGTTTCAGGCTTCTTATCTTTTAAGAAAACTTAGCGCCTCAAAAAAAGTTCCTTTTTTATTGATTTGGGGAGATAAAGATAATTTCATACCTTCGTTTGTTGGTAAAAAGATTGCAAATTTTCATAGATGGGTAAAATTAAAAATAGTATCCAATTCAGGGCATTGTATTCATGATGAAGATCCTGGAGTATTCAATAGAATCTCTTATGAATGGATTAGAGACTTAAAAACCTTTTAA
- the ilvN gene encoding acetolactate synthase small subunit: protein MKHTLSVLVEDESGALSRISGLFARRGFNIDSLAVGPAESKGISRLTMVVEGDDETLQQMTKQLNKLFNVLGVVDFTNLAAVERELMLLKVSSKEDTRSNILDIVQIFRAKVVDVSDIALTLEVVGDPGKLVALEKLLEPYGILEIARTGKVALKRSSGVNTEMLKINKYSLEI from the coding sequence ATGAAACATACATTATCAGTTCTTGTAGAAGACGAATCTGGAGCTTTAAGCAGGATCTCAGGTCTCTTTGCTAGGAGGGGGTTTAATATAGATAGCCTTGCAGTAGGGCCTGCAGAATCTAAAGGGATTTCAAGATTAACAATGGTAGTAGAAGGTGATGATGAAACTCTTCAGCAAATGACTAAACAACTTAATAAGTTATTTAATGTTCTGGGAGTTGTAGATTTTACTAATCTCGCAGCTGTTGAGAGGGAATTGATGTTACTAAAGGTTTCATCAAAAGAAGACACCAGAAGTAATATCCTAGATATAGTACAGATTTTCCGTGCAAAAGTTGTTGACGTATCAGACATCGCCTTAACTCTCGAGGTGGTTGGCGATCCTGGGAAATTGGTTGCTTTGGAGAAATTACTGGAGCCATACGGTATCCTTGAGATTGCAAGAACTGGTAAGGTTGCACTTAAACGCTCTTCCGGAGTTAATACAGAAATGTTGAAAATAAACAAATATTCTCTAGAAATTTAA
- a CDS encoding peptidylprolyl isomerase — protein MKKKYFLKTFPFISILFLFQSCIFKNEVDSNYYCQKFKLSCIQTNKIVYFKTTKGDFEVELFGKDNPLTVSNFLDNVDNNIYVDQKFYKIINFPQIRFVHSGINPDNKFYIERNQTLNKLGPSIPLEIKFKEKIKPRYNYQIKNPIEIENLVNTFENGSIAMVKSGKNKSSSTEFFFVTGKIPELDGRYSNFGKIIKGLDVLKKINRDDYIKAVKISN, from the coding sequence ATAAAAAAAAAATATTTTTTAAAAACATTTCCTTTTATTTCGATTTTATTTTTATTTCAATCTTGTATTTTTAAAAATGAAGTTGACTCGAATTATTACTGTCAAAAATTTAAATTAAGTTGTATTCAGACTAATAAAATAGTTTATTTTAAAACTACAAAAGGTGATTTTGAGGTTGAATTATTTGGTAAAGATAATCCACTAACAGTTTCAAACTTTCTAGACAATGTAGATAATAATATTTATGTAGATCAAAAATTTTATAAAATAATAAATTTTCCCCAAATAAGGTTTGTACATAGTGGTATTAATCCAGACAATAAATTTTATATTGAACGAAATCAAACCCTAAACAAGCTAGGCCCATCAATACCTTTAGAAATAAAATTCAAAGAAAAAATTAAACCAAGATATAACTATCAAATAAAAAATCCTATTGAAATTGAAAATTTAGTTAATACTTTTGAAAATGGTTCAATCGCTATGGTCAAGAGCGGTAAGAATAAGTCTTCATCTACTGAATTTTTTTTTGTAACTGGTAAGATCCCAGAACTAGATGGAAGATATTCAAATTTTGGAAAGATTATTAAAGGATTAGATGTGCTTAAAAAAATCAATAGAGATGACTATATCAAAGCAGTCAAGATATCTAATTAA
- a CDS encoding photosystem I assembly protein Ycf4 codes for MNSDLTSFDKIEQKIDGSRKISNYIIGGMLTIGGIGFLLASISSYTGRDLLPLGNPSALLFIPQGIIMGAYGVIANLLNFYLWYMVYINFGSGSNSFDKSSKSVEIKRKGLFKDIEVRLDFDEIKSVKLDISEGFNPRRRIALVIKGRKKPLPISGAGELKPLLQVEEEGARLAKFLNVNLEGLK; via the coding sequence ATGAATTCAGACCTCACGTCTTTCGATAAAATCGAACAAAAAATTGATGGGTCAAGAAAAATTTCTAATTATATTATAGGTGGAATGTTAACGATAGGAGGGATTGGCTTCCTTTTGGCATCTATATCTAGTTACACAGGAAGGGATCTTTTACCTTTGGGAAACCCTTCAGCTTTATTGTTTATACCTCAAGGAATAATCATGGGAGCATATGGAGTAATAGCTAATTTACTAAATTTTTATCTGTGGTATATGGTTTACATTAACTTTGGTTCGGGAAGTAATTCTTTTGATAAATCATCAAAATCTGTAGAAATAAAAAGAAAAGGTCTTTTTAAAGATATTGAAGTTAGATTGGATTTCGATGAAATTAAATCAGTTAAGTTAGATATAAGTGAGGGATTCAATCCTAGAAGAAGAATTGCTTTAGTAATAAAAGGTAGAAAAAAACCTCTCCCTATAAGCGGAGCAGGTGAACTTAAACCACTTCTTCAAGTTGAAGAAGAGGGAGCTAGGCTTGCTAAGTTTTTAAATGTAAATTTGGAGGGCTTAAAATAA
- the psbD gene encoding photosystem II D2 protein (photosystem q(a) protein) — protein MTIAVGSAPQRGWFDILDDWLKRDRFVFIGWSGLLLLPCAYLAIGGWFVGTTFVTSWYTHGVASSYLEGCNFLTAAVSTPGDAMGHSLLFLWGPEAQGSFVRWLQLGGLWNFVALHGVFGLIGFMLRQFEIAGLVGIRPYNALAFSAVIAVFTSIFLIYPLGQHSWFFAPSFGVAAIFRYILFIQGFHNITLNPFHMMGVAGILGGALLCAIHGATVQNTLYEDTSIYTDGKVQSSTFRAFDPTQEEETYSMITANRFWSQIFGIAFSNKRFLHFLMLFVPVMGMWTSSIGIVGLALNLRAYDFVSQEIRAAEDPEFETFYTKNILLNEGMRAWMSSVDQPHENFVFPEEVLPRGNAL, from the coding sequence ATGACGATCGCAGTTGGTAGCGCCCCACAAAGAGGATGGTTCGATATCCTCGATGATTGGTTGAAGCGCGACCGCTTTGTATTTATTGGTTGGTCCGGACTACTCCTACTTCCTTGTGCATATCTTGCTATAGGTGGTTGGTTTGTCGGAACAACATTTGTTACCTCTTGGTACACACACGGAGTTGCAAGTTCATACCTTGAAGGTTGTAACTTTTTAACAGCAGCTGTAAGCACCCCTGGTGATGCCATGGGACACAGTCTTCTATTTTTATGGGGTCCTGAAGCCCAAGGTAGTTTTGTAAGATGGCTACAACTTGGTGGTCTTTGGAACTTCGTTGCATTACATGGAGTATTTGGCCTAATTGGCTTTATGCTTCGTCAGTTTGAAATTGCAGGCCTTGTTGGAATTAGACCATACAACGCACTAGCTTTCTCAGCAGTAATTGCAGTATTCACAAGTATTTTCCTTATTTATCCTTTAGGACAGCATAGTTGGTTCTTCGCACCTTCATTCGGTGTTGCAGCAATCTTCCGTTATATTCTGTTCATTCAAGGTTTTCACAATATTACTTTAAATCCATTCCACATGATGGGAGTTGCTGGAATTCTTGGTGGTGCTCTACTTTGCGCTATTCATGGAGCTACAGTACAAAATACTTTGTATGAAGATACAAGTATCTACACAGATGGTAAGGTTCAAAGTTCAACATTTAGAGCTTTTGATCCGACTCAAGAAGAAGAAACTTATTCAATGATTACAGCGAATAGATTCTGGAGTCAAATCTTCGGTATTGCTTTCTCAAACAAGCGTTTCTTACATTTCTTGATGCTATTTGTACCTGTTATGGGTATGTGGACATCTTCAATTGGTATCGTCGGCTTAGCACTAAACTTAAGAGCTTATGATTTCGTAAGTCAAGAAATACGTGCAGCAGAAGATCCAGAATTTGAAACTTTCTATACAAAAAATATACTTTTGAACGAAGGTATGCGAGCATGGATGTCTTCTGTGGATCAACCACACGAAAACTTTGTATTCCCTGAGGAGGTTCTTCCACGTGGAAACGCCCTTTAA
- the psbC gene encoding photosystem II reaction center protein CP43: METPFNNLLRAPNQSIEETGYAWYVGNARLINLSGRLLGAHIAHSGLIVFWAGAMMLFEVNHFTFDKPMWEQGLICMPHVAMFGYGIGPGGEVTDIMPFFQAGVVHLIASAVLGFGGIYHSLAGPEKLEEDFPFFSTDWRDKNQMTNILGYHLIVLGVGALAWSVNWCFIGGAYDTWAPGGGEVRLVNPTLDPRVILGYLFRSPWGGAGSIIGVNSIEDIVGGHVYVGVTAIIGGIFHIFTKPFGWARRAFIWNGEGLLSYALGGICVASFIASTFIWFNNTAYPSEFYGPTNAEASQAQSFTFLVRDQRIGANVGSTMGPTGLGKYLMRSPTGEIIFGGETMRFWDFRGPWLEPLRGPNGLSLEKIQNDIQPWQVRRAAEYMTHAPNASINSVGGIITEPNAVNFVNLRQWLAAAQFFLGWFTFIGHLWHAGRARAAAAGFEKGIDRKSEPALEMPDLD, from the coding sequence GTGGAAACGCCCTTTAATAATTTATTAAGAGCTCCAAACCAAAGTATTGAGGAAACTGGTTATGCCTGGTATGTAGGTAATGCTAGATTAATCAATCTATCTGGACGTTTATTAGGAGCTCACATTGCTCACTCTGGACTAATAGTCTTTTGGGCGGGAGCAATGATGCTCTTTGAGGTTAATCATTTTACTTTTGATAAGCCAATGTGGGAGCAAGGTTTAATCTGTATGCCACACGTCGCAATGTTTGGTTATGGAATAGGCCCTGGTGGTGAAGTTACTGATATCATGCCTTTCTTCCAGGCAGGTGTGGTTCACTTGATAGCTTCTGCTGTTCTTGGTTTTGGTGGTATTTACCATTCATTAGCAGGTCCAGAAAAACTTGAAGAAGATTTTCCATTTTTTTCCACCGATTGGAGAGATAAAAATCAAATGACAAATATCCTTGGATACCATTTGATTGTTTTAGGTGTAGGTGCGTTAGCATGGTCAGTCAACTGGTGTTTTATTGGCGGTGCATATGACACATGGGCACCTGGTGGTGGTGAAGTCAGACTTGTTAACCCAACTCTAGATCCAAGAGTTATTCTCGGTTATCTATTTAGATCTCCATGGGGAGGAGCTGGTTCAATAATCGGTGTTAACTCCATTGAAGATATTGTTGGTGGACATGTTTATGTGGGTGTTACTGCAATTATTGGAGGAATATTCCATATCTTTACCAAACCTTTTGGATGGGCAAGAAGAGCATTTATCTGGAATGGTGAAGGACTATTAAGTTACGCTCTTGGTGGAATTTGTGTTGCAAGTTTTATCGCTTCAACATTCATCTGGTTTAACAACACTGCTTACCCTTCAGAGTTTTACGGTCCAACAAATGCTGAAGCTTCACAGGCTCAAAGCTTTACTTTCCTAGTGAGAGACCAAAGAATTGGAGCTAATGTTGGTTCAACAATGGGACCAACAGGTCTAGGTAAGTATCTCATGAGATCTCCTACTGGTGAAATTATATTTGGTGGTGAAACTATGAGATTTTGGGATTTCAGAGGTCCATGGTTAGAGCCTTTAAGAGGACCTAACGGATTGAGCCTTGAGAAAATCCAAAATGATATTCAGCCTTGGCAGGTAAGAAGAGCAGCTGAATACATGACTCATGCTCCTAACGCTTCTATCAACTCTGTTGGTGGAATTATTACAGAACCTAATGCTGTTAATTTCGTTAACCTAAGACAATGGTTAGCTGCAGCTCAATTCTTCCTAGGATGGTTTACATTCATCGGTCACCTTTGGCATGCTGGACGTGCTAGAGCAGCCGCTGCTGGTTTCGAAAAAGGAATCGACAGAAAGAGTGAACCAGCTCTAGAAATGCCTGATTTAGATTAA
- a CDS encoding nucleoside triphosphate pyrophosphatase, producing MLILASASQSRKKLLENCQIEFIQISSNFDETTIQEKNIFNLALELSFQKANSLSENIQNISLPEEFNYGPLEILGCDSIFEFKGEAYGKPSNKEEAFIRWKKMSGEFGFLHTGHTLIIGHFDSTSKIFKITEIIKKTVSSRVYFSKLEDWEIKSYVDTNEPLYCAGGFALEGIGGKYIEKIEGCFSNVMGLSLPWLRENLYRS from the coding sequence GTGTTAATTCTAGCCTCTGCTTCTCAATCTAGAAAGAAATTACTAGAAAATTGTCAAATCGAATTTATCCAAATATCAAGTAACTTTGATGAAACTACTATTCAAGAAAAGAATATATTTAATTTAGCTTTGGAATTATCTTTCCAAAAGGCCAATAGTTTATCTGAAAATATTCAAAACATATCATTGCCCGAAGAATTTAATTACGGTCCTTTGGAAATACTTGGGTGCGATTCAATTTTTGAATTTAAAGGAGAAGCTTATGGAAAACCATCTAATAAAGAGGAGGCATTTATTAGATGGAAAAAAATGTCTGGAGAATTTGGATTTTTACATACTGGTCATACTTTAATAATTGGACATTTTGATTCAACTTCCAAAATTTTTAAAATCACTGAAATAATAAAAAAAACAGTAAGTTCAAGAGTTTATTTTTCTAAGTTGGAAGATTGGGAAATCAAGAGTTATGTAGATACAAATGAACCGTTATATTGTGCTGGAGGATTTGCCTTGGAGGGTATAGGCGGTAAATATATAGAAAAAATAGAGGGTTGTTTCAGTAATGTAATGGGTTTAAGTTTGCCATGGCTCAGAGAAAATTTATATAGATCTTAA
- a CDS encoding cobyric acid synthase, giving the protein MDLEAKLHEIRKPIMVLGTSSGAGKSLTVTAICRILKNLGEEPIPFKGQNMSNNAWIDWEGGEMAYSQALQAFACGINPSAEMNPILLKPQGNSTSEVIHLGKSIGTTTAQNYYKDWFIPGWEVIKKSLKSIYELNPNCRLIIEGAGSPVEMNLIHRDLTNLRVAKYLNANCLLVTDIERGGVFAQIIGTLELMKPEERKLIKGIIINRFRGDLSLFEDGKKWIENKTQIPVIGIIPWLNDSFPPEDSLDLIEKKSLSKNHEIKVGIIKLPSISNFSDFDPLENEETILIEWIRKSKNLSTYDFIILPGSKQTIKDQKFLENSGLSQDIRDYSNNEGNIIGICGGLQMLGTTLEDPYFKEGAKNYSEQKINGIGLLPLKTTFFKKKLTRQINTKSIWPCQSQINGFEIHNGQTILDDSQSSLKINPIFEDLDLGWFKENNKGGTIAGTYIHGIFENDSWREQYINLIRKSKNLPILNKKSISYKKKRESIIDNLANEFHKHLNLTSFLS; this is encoded by the coding sequence ATGGATTTAGAAGCAAAATTACATGAAATAAGGAAACCCATAATGGTTCTGGGCACTTCCAGTGGAGCAGGAAAATCGTTAACGGTTACTGCTATTTGCAGGATTCTTAAAAATTTAGGAGAAGAACCAATACCTTTTAAAGGACAAAATATGAGTAACAACGCTTGGATTGATTGGGAAGGTGGAGAGATGGCATATTCACAAGCACTTCAAGCTTTTGCTTGTGGTATTAATCCCTCTGCAGAGATGAATCCCATTTTATTAAAACCACAAGGAAACTCAACAAGCGAGGTTATTCACCTTGGTAAAAGCATAGGGACCACAACCGCACAAAATTACTATAAGGATTGGTTTATCCCTGGCTGGGAAGTAATTAAAAAAAGTTTAAAGTCTATTTACGAACTTAATCCTAATTGCCGTCTAATTATCGAAGGGGCTGGTAGTCCGGTAGAAATGAATTTGATTCATAGAGATCTGACTAATTTAAGAGTTGCTAAGTATTTAAATGCAAACTGCCTTTTGGTTACTGATATTGAAAGGGGAGGCGTATTTGCACAAATAATTGGTACTCTTGAATTAATGAAGCCTGAAGAAAGGAAGCTTATTAAGGGAATTATTATAAATAGATTCAGAGGAGACCTTTCATTATTTGAAGATGGGAAAAAATGGATAGAGAATAAGACTCAAATCCCTGTTATTGGAATTATTCCATGGTTAAATGATTCATTCCCTCCAGAAGATTCTTTAGATTTAATAGAAAAAAAATCACTTTCTAAAAATCATGAAATCAAAGTTGGAATTATAAAATTACCATCTATTAGTAACTTCTCGGATTTTGATCCGCTAGAGAATGAAGAAACAATATTAATTGAATGGATTAGAAAATCAAAAAACCTAAGTACGTATGACTTTATTATTCTGCCGGGCAGTAAACAAACGATTAAAGATCAAAAATTTCTTGAAAACTCTGGCTTATCTCAGGATATAAGGGACTATTCAAATAACGAAGGAAATATTATTGGAATATGTGGAGGTTTACAAATGTTAGGGACTACACTTGAAGATCCTTATTTTAAAGAGGGTGCCAAAAATTATTCTGAACAAAAAATTAATGGTATTGGATTACTACCATTAAAAACGACTTTCTTTAAAAAAAAATTAACACGTCAAATCAACACTAAATCTATATGGCCATGCCAATCACAAATTAATGGATTTGAAATTCATAATGGTCAAACTATATTAGATGACAGCCAAAGTTCTTTAAAGATTAATCCTATTTTTGAAGATTTAGATCTCGGTTGGTTCAAAGAAAATAATAAAGGGGGAACTATTGCAGGAACATACATTCATGGGATCTTTGAAAATGACAGCTGGAGAGAGCAATATATTAATTTGATAAGGAAGAGTAAAAATCTACCAATATTAAATAAGAAATCAATATCTTATAAAAAGAAGAGAGAATCCATTATTGATAATCTTGCGAATGAATTCCACAAACATTTAAATCTCACATCATTTTTAAGTTGA
- a CDS encoding 2Fe-2S iron-sulfur cluster binding domain-containing protein, producing the protein MKETNIKVIWPNNKETFVSKGDDWFSSAEKAGLEIPTGCLTGSCGACEIDVNGETVRACISEIKNNQECPLRVSLTTDPFWEN; encoded by the coding sequence TTGAAAGAAACAAATATAAAAGTAATATGGCCAAATAATAAAGAAACATTTGTTTCAAAGGGTGATGACTGGTTTTCTTCTGCTGAAAAAGCAGGTTTAGAAATACCTACTGGCTGTCTTACAGGAAGTTGCGGAGCTTGCGAAATAGATGTAAATGGCGAAACAGTAAGGGCTTGTATCAGTGAAATTAAAAACAATCAAGAATGTCCATTAAGGGTTTCATTAACTACAGACCCCTTTTGGGAAAACTAA